One Pectinophora gossypiella chromosome 10, ilPecGoss1.1, whole genome shotgun sequence genomic window, CCCGCTAGGCTGCGCTCCTTGCTCTGTCGCCGGCGACCCAACCCTCGCCTCGTCAGTCGTCTGCTCCGACTGTCCATCCGACTTCTGAGGACTGCCCACCTCTAAACCTGTATGATTTGGTTGAGAATTTGTGCTAGACTGTTGTCCTAAGTTAGCTGTTGTAGTAACTAATGATAACCTACCATTAGGTCTTTTATGCAGTTGATCAATGTGTCGGTGTACCATAACCCCATCTTTACCCTTCACTCTAAAATTACTCGGTCCTACGCTATCAATTACTCGTCCCGGGAGCCACTTCTCCCCTTTTAAAAATTGCTTGTACCATATTTCGTCATTTCTGTCCACAGATCTACTTACTCCTCCCGCTGACTCCTTCTGGCGTTGTTGTGCTCTGTGTACTCGAGATTCCCTGTCCGGTTTAATCATGTCTAATCGTGTTCGCAAGCGTCTCCCTAAAAGTAGCATAGCTGGGCTTTCACCTGTTGTGGAATGTTCtatgtttctgtaatagatTAGGAAATCGCACAAAGCCCggtcaatatttcttttttcatatattgctttttttattgcTCGTTTTACAGTCTTAACCGCATTTTCGGCTAAACCGTTAGACGCCGGATGATATGGTGCCGTGAAAATGTGATCGATGCCGTTGGCCTTTGTATAATCCTCAAACTGCTTTGAAGTAAATTGAGGGCCATTATCGCTTACTATTTGTTTTGGTAAACCCCATCTACTAAATAATTCGCAAAGCCGATCTATAAGCCCGTTTGTAGTAGTACCACTACTTACATTGAAAACCTCCAACCACTTGGTGGTAGCATCTACAACTATCAAGTATGTGCGGCCCGCAATAGGTCCTAAATAGTCTAAATGCAGGCGGGACCAGGGCCGGTGCGGCCAGGGCCACATGCGCGGCGCGTGTCGCGGCGGCGCGTCGGCATGCGCCGCGCACACGGCGCACTCGCGGCACATCCGCTCCACTGCCTCGTCCACCCCTGCCCACCACACGTAACTACGTGCCAGCGATTTTGATTTAACTATCCCCATGTGGGGCTCATGAATTAAAGTTAATACCTTTTCTTTGCAATTTTCGGGAACTACTAATCTATGGCCCCACATGACACATCCTAGTTCCTCATATAATTCTTTTTTCCTATTGAAAAAGGGTTGTAAATTCGTAATCTCGCACTGTGATGGCCACCCGTCGCGAATATAACTCAATATCTTAGATAGAAGTGGGTCACGTAATGTTtcccttttaatttcatgataATCTAGTAATAAAGCTTGTTGAACATAATGTAAATAAGTTTGCTCCGGTGGCGCCATTGAATTACCTACTTTTTCCTCGGTGACCGGTAACCGTGATAGGCCATCCGCCGCGTTCTCATCGGTACGCACGTACTCGATATTGAAAGAATAAGCCGATAGAATGATTGCCCATCGTTGCATACGACTGGCTATCATGGTGGGAATACCGGTATTTGGTCCAAAAATGGATAC contains:
- the LOC126370399 gene encoding uncharacterized protein K02A2.6-like; the protein is MSARLTPLYELLQKGREWIWSQECESTFLSIKKSLSSAEVLAHYDPSKPLFMTCDASPHGVGGVLTQLTADGRSERPVAYTSRTLSDAEKNYSQIHKEALAIIFSVNKFHQYLYGRHFTLRTDHKPLVSIFGPNTGIPTMIASRMQRWAIILSAYSFNIEYVRTDENAADGLSRLPVTEEKVGNSMAPPEQTYLHYVQQALLLDYHEIKRETLRDPLLSKILSYIRDGWPSQCEITNLQPFFNRKKELYEELGCVMWGHRLVVPENCKEKVLTLIHEPHMGIVKSKSLARSYVWWAGVDEAVERMCRECAVCAAHADAPPRHAPRMWPWPHRPWSRLHLDYLGPIAGRTYLIVVDATTKWLEVFNVSSGTTTNGLIDRLCELFSRWGLPKQIVSDNGPQFTSKQFEDYTKANGIDHIFTAPYHPASNGLAENAVKTVKRAIKKAIYEKRNIDRALCDFLIYYRNIEHSTTGESPAMLLLGRRLRTRLDMIKPDRESRVHRAQQRQKESAGGVSRSVDRNDEIWYKQFLKGEKWLPGRVIDSVGPSNFRVKGKDGVMVHRHIDQLHKRPNGRLSLVTTTANLGQQSSTNSQPNHTGLEVGSPQKSDGQSEQTTDEARVGSPATEQGAQPSGVDRGAATSPDWQFASPTVTPPRTRPIRQCRLNKVPNYRT